Below is a window of Candidatus Lokiarchaeota archaeon DNA.
CTCACCGGACGTCTGAAATACAGCAGAGCCTTTTTTCACACCATCAATCTTAGTAATCTCATCTAGCATATCCAAGGTGACGTTGCTCATCTCTGGACGCACTCGAACAACAACATCTCCACCTGCCTCAAACATGCTTAGAGATCGAGTATGATTATAGCCTGTTTCTGCTGAAATGGAACAGAACAGACCGGCAGCAAAAACCAGACCAACAAACACAACCGCTATGGATTCACTCTTTTTGAACATCATGACGGTTCGTGACAACAAACGAGATCCGGGTGCATACTTCTCTGTTTTCAATCGAGAGACAATGTTCGCTTTTACGTTTGGACCCCCTCTGGAGAGCAACCGTGCAAAACCCAAAACAAAGATGCCCATGAAGATGACTATAACAATGCTAAAGTACAGAGTTGCTCTACTGTATCCAACTCCCGTATATCCGAACAAGGAAAACATTGGATACAAGAAGAAAGCCGAAATCCCGACAGCCGCAAGGTCAATGAAGGGATTGCCCAGATCACTTTCTTCCTCTAAGACTTCTTTTTCCAGCCATGCATGTGCTTCTTCCGGTGACATAAGAAGGGCTTGAACTGCTGTTGGAATGGATACAGCCACGCCGACACCAAAGGCGAAAAGAAACACAGATGCAACAGCATCTTGTTCAAGGAGCAGAGTGAAACCAGCCATCCTTTCAAAACTGAACTCAAGTAGAGTACGAACTGAACCAGAGAGATAGGACGAAAGTAGGCCAACCAATACAGCACCGAAGCTTCCAATCAGTGCCACGGTGATGGCTTGCAACAAAACCCATTTGAAGGCCTGCCAGCCAGAAGCCCCTCTGGTTTTGAGAGTACCGACATTTTTTCTTCTTTGATCAGCGAGAAGTTCCGAATTATAGTAAACTAGCATGATTCCCATTGTGAGGGCGGGGACGGAAAAGGCCAAAGAAATCGATGTGACGGTTTGAGCCCATCTCGAATATGAAATGAGTGTGTCTTCCAGTTCGTAGTCGGATAGATAGGCATAGGGCAGGGTGTCCTGCTCTATCCGTTTCCCAACATCCTCAGCCCGATCCGCAGGAGAAATATCTGGATACGAGAGTATAGCAGATTCATCTAAATCTACCCATACAATATCAGACTGACTGACATAGCCCCTTGGTTCTAGCCGAGAGAAGATTTCATCCAACCCGTGCTTGGTCGTTAGCATTCGAAGCATTGAAGCCCCTTCTCCGGGAGAGTACCAAGACTGGCCGAAAAGACTGGTTTCGAATGTTCCAACAATGATGAAATCCTTTTCTATATCGATTCTTGTTCCATTCTCATAGATTCTCGCCTTAGCCGTAAAATTGTCCCCTAGGGATAAGCCATAATGCTCAAGGGTAGAAGTTTCAATGTAACACGAAGAATCGTTTAGATTGCCTATGCTGATCGTGATTTCGAAAGCCTTTGGAAACATTGAGAATGTGTTTTCAGAGAGTCCAAGATAGACATGTTCTTGATACATATATTCGTCGGCGTCCCAATCATAGGATCTTACCTTACTGAGGAGGTCGGCACCTTCTACGTCTTGCTGGTCCTCGATGATACCTTGGATGTCATCTGTTGTTGTTTCATTTTGTTCGTAGAATTGGTAGGACATTGCAACTTGCATATCAACTGAGATTTCTGTTGTCATCTCATTTAGCACGTCCGGCCGAATGCTGTCCATGTAGAACAAGACACCGCCCAAAACCCCTGCAGACAAGGAGAATACAATCAGTGTAGCAAGTACTTTTCGCTTATCTGATGATAATCTGGCTAACATGTACATTTAGACCCCTCCTCGGTAAGGGCCAGCTTCGGCCCAGTGTGCGTTCAAAGCTTCCTGAAGATTCACGCGAGAGTTTGTTACAGCCACAATGACAATCATGCCCACCATAGAAACCACAAAGAAGACGAGAATGGTAAGAAGGCTTATCCATGGGATAGAGGGGAATATGCCTACAGGGAATATGAAGTTGCTAGTGGAAATCGTTGCAAGTGTGTTTGCTATGAAGATAGGGGAGAACAGCAGAAGCAACATTAGGGCTGATAGTGTTATTATGAGCAACTCGGCAACCTGTGTTTTGATGACATCTATCGTCTCGGCTCCCATCGCTCGCAAGAGAGCTACTTCACGTTTTCGTGAGCGAACATCCTCGGCTGCGTAGACTGAGAACCCTCCAAACATAACAAGAACCATGGCTGCTGTTGTCATTGTATCGACTGCGCGGTTCATACTGTATCTGGCTTGTTTGATATATTGGGAGAGTTCATATTCTACAGTTGTCCAGCCGTCGTTGGCGTACATGAAACCAATTCTCTCTGGATTCTCACTGACTGCGTTACCACAGCTATTCATGAGTTCCTCCGCTATCGCTGTGGAATTTGTGCCTTCATTGACGTTTACACAAAGGACGCTACGTGCTGAACTAGTGAAATTAACCCCGCCTGCAAGATATTCTCTGTTTGCATATATGACATCTGTTCCGAAAGGCCGCTGGTAATAGGAATCGTGCTGGGTTTTCAAGAGACTTGCATCAGAAAGGCCTTTCACTATGCCGAGAACTGAAAACACATAGATTTTTTGACCTTCGTCTGTTTCGATTGATGCTCTCATGGAATTCCCCACAGCCAAATCGTATTCGTCAGCTATGTCGTTAGTTATTATGGCGCCATTCGGTGTATCCTCCAACTCCTCCATCTTCTGGGCAAGTATGGCTGATTCATTCAACAATGTTCCTGTATAGTCATATCCTACTTGACCAAACTCGCTTGGATCGAAAGCTGCTAGACGTAAATCTCCTCCATACTGTGTTGAGAGCATCACGTCCAAAACAGACAAGAGAGCCATTTTTTCGGTATCTGGATGAGCAGACACATTGTTGAAGAAAGCTTCCCAGTCTTCTGGGTGTTGTTCATCTAGATGAAATGTCATATCTCCCGCAAATGCGAAGCGGGCATGGTTCTTCTTGGTCATGGGCAATGATGTATCTATCACAGCCATGTTCCATGCCAAGCTTATGGCGAGTACCAGAACTAATATCGTTGGGGCTGCTGATGAGGCACTTTTTCCAACTCTTCGAACACCCACCGAAGCGGACAGCTTTCCTACTGCTTTTTCAAACTCTCTGGATATTCGTGAAGAACCCTTTCTTAATGCCTTGATTGTCAGGCTGGCAATCGCTAGAAAGATAGCCAGAGGCACTACAGAGAGAATGAAGGAAAGCATCGGGTTAGTTTGAGCTTGGGCTCCAAGAGAGTACAAAGCTACTGTAATAAGAATCGATAACACCAGAACGACCGAATCCCAACGGATAAGTCTCAGACCCTTAGCTAGCTTGGCAAGCTTGCCTTCACCTTCATCCACTGGCTCTTTAATTGCATAGATAACAAAGTAGCTGCCCAGCGTCATCATCGGAAGAATCATGCCAACCACAGCTGTTAGAATCAATGATTCAAGCGTAATAAGAAATGGCTCGGAAAAGAACAGGTTTGGTATAAACTGAAAATAGCCGACAGCAGAGAGAGCTATTCTGCTAAGCAACACACCGAGTCCTAATCCCAATATGGTGCCAGAAGCTGAAAGAATCAGTATTTCTCGAATGATAATCCTGTCAGTATCTTGTTTTGAAGCTCCTCGAGCTTGGAGCATACTGGTCTCATACTCACGTTCATTCACATTGTATCGTATTGCAAGCAACATTAAAAGAATGACAAGAAGCATGATCCCTGTCGACCGCACTAGCTGGCTCATCCTTGCACTGGCTTGCCAGTCTTTGTATTCCAAAAGTGCCCTACCTATGATATTGTTTACTCTATACTGCGAATACCCTTGCTGCTCATATTGTGGATCTAAGCTCTGCACTGCCTCCTCTATTCTTCTAACAAAGGCGATGGAACTACTCACATCAAACGGTGTTACTGGGTCCCTGTTGATTTCGACGTGAACGGACTCCTCTATGTAGTAATTGTCATATCCTTCTGAGCCCACGACTTCGGGGAGGACAATGGCTATCGCGAAGTATGAACCATACCACCCAGGCAATTGCGAGGGGTGGTTTTCAAACAACCCGACGACGGTCATATTGATCCAATGTGGTTGTTCCACATCACTTCTGTAGTATGAGTAGTTTATTGTCTTGCCAATGGAAGCATTTAGATCGGTTGCTCTTTCAAATGCAATTGCGATTTCGGATGTGCTATTGGGATACCGGCCCGATTGTATTGAATAGACATCGGGAAACTCCTCGAGGTAGGTACTATCGATGTAAGCTATCTTGAGGTTGCTTGCATATCTTAAATCTCCTGACCTAAACCATCCTTCTCCTAAGGTTATCGCTGCAGCTTTCTGGATTCCGTCGATGGCTTCAATGTCGTCAACTTCTGCTTGGATATCTCCACCTTCTAAAGACATAGCAACGGGCCCAATGTCCATGTAGCTTTCCCATTCATGAATCGAATAGGAGTCGACATAGACTGTTGTACCCATAGCAACTGCTGA
It encodes the following:
- a CDS encoding FtsX-like permease family protein; the protein is MAVPAGYEAFHSLRRKGLTLICLCLASAVAMGTTVYVDSYSIHEWESYMDIGPVAMSLEGGDIQAEVDDIEAIDGIQKAAAITLGEGWFRSGDLRYASNLKIAYIDSTYLEEFPDVYSIQSGRYPNSTSEIAIAFERATDLNASIGKTINYSYYRSDVEQPHWINMTVVGLFENHPSQLPGWYGSYFAIAIVLPEVVGSEGYDNYYIEESVHVEINRDPVTPFDVSSSIAFVRRIEEAVQSLDPQYEQQGYSQYRVNNIIGRALLEYKDWQASARMSQLVRSTGIMLLVILLMLLAIRYNVNEREYETSMLQARGASKQDTDRIIIREILILSASGTILGLGLGVLLSRIALSAVGYFQFIPNLFFSEPFLITLESLILTAVVGMILPMMTLGSYFVIYAIKEPVDEGEGKLAKLAKGLRLIRWDSVVLVLSILITVALYSLGAQAQTNPMLSFILSVVPLAIFLAIASLTIKALRKGSSRISREFEKAVGKLSASVGVRRVGKSASSAAPTILVLVLAISLAWNMAVIDTSLPMTKKNHARFAFAGDMTFHLDEQHPEDWEAFFNNVSAHPDTEKMALLSVLDVMLSTQYGGDLRLAAFDPSEFGQVGYDYTGTLLNESAILAQKMEELEDTPNGAIITNDIADEYDLAVGNSMRASIETDEGQKIYVFSVLGIVKGLSDASLLKTQHDSYYQRPFGTDVIYANREYLAGGVNFTSSARSVLCVNVNEGTNSTAIAEELMNSCGNAVSENPERIGFMYANDGWTTVEYELSQYIKQARYSMNRAVDTMTTAAMVLVMFGGFSVYAAEDVRSRKREVALLRAMGAETIDVIKTQVAELLIITLSALMLLLLFSPIFIANTLATISTSNFIFPVGIFPSIPWISLLTILVFFVVSMVGMIVIVAVTNSRVNLQEALNAHWAEAGPYRGGV
- a CDS encoding FtsX-like permease family protein; the protein is MYMLARLSSDKRKVLATLIVFSLSAGVLGGVLFYMDSIRPDVLNEMTTEISVDMQVAMSYQFYEQNETTTDDIQGIIEDQQDVEGADLLSKVRSYDWDADEYMYQEHVYLGLSENTFSMFPKAFEITISIGNLNDSSCYIETSTLEHYGLSLGDNFTAKARIYENGTRIDIEKDFIIVGTFETSLFGQSWYSPGEGASMLRMLTTKHGLDEIFSRLEPRGYVSQSDIVWVDLDESAILSYPDISPADRAEDVGKRIEQDTLPYAYLSDYELEDTLISYSRWAQTVTSISLAFSVPALTMGIMLVYYNSELLADQRRKNVGTLKTRGASGWQAFKWVLLQAITVALIGSFGAVLVGLLSSYLSGSVRTLLEFSFERMAGFTLLLEQDAVASVFLFAFGVGVAVSIPTAVQALLMSPEEAHAWLEKEVLEEESDLGNPFIDLAAVGISAFFLYPMFSLFGYTGVGYSRATLYFSIVIVIFMGIFVLGFARLLSRGGPNVKANIVSRLKTEKYAPGSRLLSRTVMMFKKSESIAVVFVGLVFAAGLFCSISAETGYNHTRSLSMFEAGGDVVVRVRPEMSNVTLDMLDEITKIDGVKKGSAVFQTSGEVEYRQAQWDGSYRYVTEEIDIFGVQAQAWAETAFWLDYFANDQTPAQSLNQMSLNNQNVITSFKPVHHYETSISGRTPVYSNEIEITLQGPSWQNTSDCEIVDILAFQSQYGIETTYFPGKPELNRFAIMNLDYVHTCTDTSKVSSFYIKLDDGANYTRVMNEISDLSESSFESIDSGLLNLDQSLDSRGAQTIYGVYTLNVVFSLIYLTAGIAIVTVVRIQNLRRPLSVLRALGTESQSIMIPMLVDSLATTVVAAAIGGLIGLVLTGFAIQIPLSFLGTSISLPWLRLRVIPSVPVATIGLIFLVTIAAVVITTYFITKETLEKNIAKEIQYVS